In Glycine max cultivar Williams 82 chromosome 10, Glycine_max_v4.0, whole genome shotgun sequence, the DNA window ACGACAATCAACGTACTACGAAGTAGTAATTGAAAATGAGATCAGGTGCAATAAGGACAAGAGGATACACACAATTACTTTCACCGAGTTAATATTTAATGGCTATCACCTGACATCTTTACTGGAGTAGGTAGCATAGCTTTTATAACTCTTCAATTCATTCTAGATGGCAGTATTAATTGATACTTTGAAGTGCTACTGCCAAGTATAGACATTACAgtaatttcttgttttttttcttttttcaaaaactagttaatatttacttatatttaagtttaaaattatttttgttgttatttatatttaagtccagaagaaatatttaattatatttaattctaaaattatgtttttattacttATACTTAAGTCCCGAAGAAATATTAGCTAATATCAACCTATCCAGGTTAGAAGATTTGGAGAAGGCGGGGACTGTATTTATTAGGGGGTGGTGGGAGCTGAGAGAAACAAACAAGCATAAGATTAATTGAGAGACGCAGAAGGTAAAGATCGAAGAATGGAAGGGTCTTCACCATCCATTGAAGAAGAGAGAACAGCCACTTTCTATGTGTACCATCCTTGCTATTTTCTTCAACAAGCACTCAGGGCTCTCTTGAAGTGTGTAGGTATTGATGAGTCTGAAAACACAATGTGTTCACAGGCCAATAAACAAGAGAAAAGCTCACTGCCACAAACTCCTTCTGCAGATGATCCTATTACAAACTCTCCAACCCACAAAAGCTCCCCAGATGCTGCAGATCCACCTTCCACAACTAATCAAACCATTGTATGTGCTATGCTACCTTCTCAATCTTTCTCTACATGTGTcatatgtgtgtgtttgtgtgctTTCTTgtcaacaaaacaaacatatagTATTAGGTAAGGGGAATAGTGGGTACTTACTTTGATGCTTTAATGTAGAACATAGAATTCATAGACCATgcgttcaaaaaataaaataaaagaaaaaccctTCACTTTTTaaccaattaatcatgattaAGGTCTAAATTTTATATGGTTCAACTCAACACTCGCTCAACATTTGCAATTTCACCTTTAAAGATAATGTTAACGTTGTTCCATGTAACCATGTAGACCATGATTAAATCTAAACAAATCATATAACCTAccaagtctttttttttcaattttttttcctgttgcATAAAATGATTTCTGTCATTAATTATTGGGCATCACCAGTACTAGAAGGCATGCAAACATTGGATATGTCATGTGTGTGTAATAAACTAATAATCCAAAATAAAGTCCCCATTTAATTTTTGGTACTAGCTAGCTAGTGATCAAAATCTTTAAAAACTTTGCGTAGATCATTGCAAGTTTAATGGCAACGCGTGGCAGTCGAGGGTCTAAAATTAGCGATGGGTCAGGCCCTCAGCATAATTAATAGATACCATGGCTTTTCACTTGGTTGGTAAGTTTAACTTCCCAAATGTTACTAGTAAGTTTGTCCCTGTTCTCAAATCTCATACCCCattaatttaaacttatttttcttctcttttctagATATCAAAATCTTTGCATTTTTAATTAGTGATCAGGTTAATTATCAatgatattacttttaatttctgcAGGATTATAAAGTGTGTGATACTCGAAGGTCAGGACTTAATTACCCAAGGGCCCAGGCCTTCagagaataaatgaaaaatttatgcTGAATTTCCTCTTAGTGTTAGTCTAGTTGTCATAGTTTTGCTTCCTCTAGCTGTTTATTTTAAcctttctttcctattttccttcttctttgcaattttcaGATAGAGTTGTACGTGTGTGGgaattaaatatttatgcaGATATATATAGAAGGCCTGACCTGTAAATCCATATCAATATTTAATTGCTAGCTTGTGCTTTACAATTCAGCTTCATACAGCGgaagagattttatttttagtatcgTAGtactatttatcttattttgtgccaccgttaatatatatatatatataattgtgccaccattctttttattttccggCACAAAAGAGGGGCCaattaaacagaaaaaaaaaacaagacaaGTAGATACTGTGATGTTCGAGGTATCAGCAAGAAGGTGGTGTGTCAAACCAGGACAAATACAATGGTATATATACAGTGTGTTACTTTTATTTCGTCCGTATCAAGAGGGAACATCCCCATTCCGTGCCgtta includes these proteins:
- the LOC100305933 gene encoding uncharacterized protein LOC100305933; the protein is MEGSSPSIEEERTATFYVYHPCYFLQQALRALLKCVGIDESENTMCSQANKQEKSSLPQTPSADDPITNSPTHKSSPDAADPPSTTNQTIIIASLMATRGSRGSKISDGSGPQHN